CCCAGGCGTCGTCCTTGGTCATCGTGGCGGCGTCGTTGAGGCCCACGTTCACGACGACGCAGCCCCCGGCGTCGAGGCGGCTGACGCCGGCGGCGACGGCCTCGGGGGCGTTGAGGTCCGCGGACCCGTCGATGTGCTCGCGGGTGGAGCGACCGCCGGCGATGTCCTCGACGACCGTCTCGACGCCCACGGCCTCGTAGCGGCCGGTGATCCGCTGGGCCGGGTCGGCGATCCTGGTGCGGTCGGTGTTGCCCGAGGCCAGGGAGGTGGAGTCCCCCACGTGGAGCACGGACGTGCAGGAGGTGCGCCCGTCCAGGGCGGGGTGTGCCACCGCGTCGCCCGCGGGGGCCGCCGGCTCCTGCGCCGCGATCTCCTGCGCGGAGGTCTGCGGCAGGGCGGCGGTGAGGACGAGCGCACCGGACGCGAGGACCGCCACCGCGCCCACCCCGAGGACGCCACGCGCCCGGGCGAGGGCGGCGACCAGGCCGTGCCGCCGGATCGGGTCCTCGACGAGCCGCCAGGACAGGGCGGCCAGCACGAGGGTGAGGGCCACGATCAGCAGGCCCCGCAGGACTGGCTGCCCGAAGAGCACGCGGTCCGGCAGGAACGCGACCACGGGCATGTGCCACAGGTAGATGCCGTAGCTGCGGGCGCCGATCCACTGCAGCGGAGGGATGCCGAGGACGCGCGCGACCCACGAGCCGGGGTGGACGAGCGGGAGCAGGGCGGCGCAGGTGGCCACGGTGAGCGCGGCGAGGCCCCAGGTGTAGAGGGCGGCGTCCTCCTGACCCGTGGTCGCGGAGAGGGCCAGGACCCCGGCCAGGCCGAGCACGCCCACGAGGTCCACGACGACGCGGCTCGCCCGTCCGGTCAGCCGGGCGACCCGGTCCGGCCGCCAGAGGAAGGCCAGGACGGCGCCCCAGAGCAGGCCGCCGGCGCGGGTGTCGGTGCCCTCGTATGCGCGGGTG
This sequence is a window from Micrococcus porci. Protein-coding genes within it:
- a CDS encoding acyltransferase family protein — protein: MPRPVDTKASYFPGLDGLRALAVGLVVAYHLGVPGTDGGLLGVGVFFTLSGYLITSLLLRRHERHGDLDLKNFWIRRFRRLLPAVVLVLIAVLAATALVSPDLLGARLGQSVAALLYVANWHTILSGRSYFDQAEGAGPLDHLWSLAVEEQFYLVWPLVLLGLLALTRRLGPDARRRVLAAATLVLGAVSFVLLAVFADPAGDSTRAYEGTDTRAGGLLWGAVLAFLWRPDRVARLTGRASRVVVDLVGVLGLAGVLALSATTGQEDAALYTWGLAALTVATCAALLPLVHPGSWVARVLGIPPLQWIGARSYGIYLWHMPVVAFLPDRVLFGQPVLRGLLIVALTLVLAALSWRLVEDPIRRHGLVAALARARGVLGVGAVAVLASGALVLTAALPQTSAQEIAAQEPAAPAGDAVAHPALDGRTSCTSVLHVGDSTSLASGNTDRTRIADPAQRITGRYEAVGVETVVEDIAGGRSTREHIDGSADLNAPEAVAAGVSRLDAGGCVVVNVGLNDAATMTKDDAWDQAAARIDAVVDAADGRPVLWVGPAIMPWSSRPYYEPAGAERFTRALVDATARHPDLRVHDWARESRSHPDWYLSDDANHNTEAGAVAKARSMAAALTAAFPAGRPASAEKVVLGE